A portion of the Ascaphus truei isolate aAscTru1 unplaced genomic scaffold, aAscTru1.hap1 HAP1_SCAFFOLD_467, whole genome shotgun sequence genome contains these proteins:
- the RPUSD4 gene encoding pseudouridylate synthase RPUSD4, mitochondrial: MAEAGGCVARGARALAERIRAERSQGPQRGQSDFTRLLLRELRNRVLHRDGDIVLINKPHGVSVHGGPSVRCSVASVLPAFSQMLFGRGAEPLRLCHRLDKDTTGALILARSAEAAERVQELLRERKAHKVYW; the protein is encoded by the exons ATGGCGGAGGCCGGGGGTTGTGTGGCACGCGGTGCTCGTGCGTTAGCGGAGCGGATCCGGGCGGAGAGAAGCCAGGGGCCCCAGCGGGGTCAG AGCGATTTTACTCGCCTGTTGCTGCGAGAACTACGAAACCGCGTTCTGCATCGAGACGGAGACATTGTCCTGATCAACAAACCACATGGAGTGTCCGTGCACG GTGGCCCCTCGGTACGCTGCAGTGTGGCCTCGGTTCTCCCAGCGTTCTCTCAGATGCTCTTCGGGAGGGGGGCGGAGCCTCTGAGACTTTGCCACCGATTGGACAAAGATACCACGGGAGCGTTAATTCTGGCGCGGAGCGCGGAGGCCGCAGAACGCGTGCAGGAGCTGCTGAGAGAGCGCAAAGCGCACAAGGTGTATTGGTGA